In one window of Nocardiopsis aegyptia DNA:
- a CDS encoding SDR family NAD(P)-dependent oxidoreductase, whose amino-acid sequence MHEQTPPKKTVVVQGGTDGMGRGIVMARLEAGDTVVALGSSAEKGRRLHAEAAALGAGDRLRFVRADLSSIAENERAVADIRAQSPAVDALVLCANRQAPRREVTAEGLEFTFALYYLSRYLLSHGLRAEFDAAPAPVIVNVAAAGLKVGRVNLADLQSEAKYSTIRAQMQAGRANDLLGRSLADEPSSRARIVLHHPGFTRTLGGIGHLRQPAKGIITLLGKVAAKPVETAIAPMVEVIDGPPAEPLTAIDRGRPVDLAMATFDPARARELAEATRGLVVAHHGESPLLPQTNEKWNGKGFSGNGETPSRRTTTRTPTSRPYPAD is encoded by the coding sequence ATGCATGAGCAGACACCGCCGAAGAAGACCGTAGTGGTCCAGGGCGGAACCGACGGCATGGGCCGGGGCATCGTCATGGCCCGCCTCGAAGCGGGCGACACGGTCGTCGCGCTCGGCAGCAGCGCGGAGAAGGGCCGACGCCTGCACGCGGAGGCCGCCGCGCTGGGCGCCGGCGACCGCCTCCGGTTCGTCCGCGCCGACCTGAGCTCCATCGCCGAGAACGAACGCGCCGTCGCGGACATTCGCGCACAGTCCCCCGCCGTCGACGCCCTCGTCCTGTGCGCCAACCGGCAGGCTCCCCGGCGCGAGGTCACCGCCGAGGGGCTGGAGTTCACCTTCGCCCTCTACTACCTGAGCCGGTACCTGCTCAGCCACGGGCTGCGCGCCGAGTTCGACGCCGCCCCCGCCCCGGTCATCGTCAACGTCGCCGCCGCGGGGCTCAAGGTCGGCAGGGTGAACCTCGCCGACCTGCAGTCGGAGGCGAAGTACAGCACGATCCGCGCGCAGATGCAGGCCGGCCGCGCCAACGACCTGCTCGGCAGGTCGTTGGCCGACGAGCCGAGCAGCCGTGCGCGCATCGTGCTCCACCACCCCGGCTTCACCCGGACCCTCGGCGGGATCGGCCACCTCCGTCAGCCGGCCAAGGGCATCATCACCCTCCTGGGCAAGGTCGCCGCGAAGCCGGTCGAGACGGCGATCGCCCCCATGGTCGAGGTGATCGACGGCCCGCCCGCCGAGCCACTGACAGCGATCGACCGGGGCAGGCCCGTCGACCTGGCCATGGCGACCTTCGACCCGGCCCGGGCACGCGAGCTGGCCGAGGCGACCCGCGGCCTGGTCGTGGCCCACCACGGCGAGAGCCCCCTGCTTCCCCAGACCAACGAAAAGTGGAACGGAAAAGGCTTCAGCGGGAACGGCGAAACACCGTCCCGACGAACCACCACGCGAACGCCCACCTCTCGCCCATACCCCGCCGATTGA
- a CDS encoding MarR family winged helix-turn-helix transcriptional regulator, producing the protein MSVDGAQLWTLNQRLLGVVMDACTGELAELGLETKEFFVLAEVEASPYPAEIATALLLPKASVTVYVRNLVAKGFIRREIDDADLRRHRLVLTAEGTEARDRALAALAAEYDRRLARITPRDRTELQRILQEMLSPA; encoded by the coding sequence ATGTCAGTTGACGGGGCGCAGCTGTGGACGCTGAACCAGCGGCTGCTGGGCGTTGTGATGGATGCCTGCACGGGGGAGCTGGCCGAGCTCGGGTTGGAGACGAAGGAGTTCTTCGTCCTGGCCGAGGTGGAGGCATCGCCGTACCCCGCCGAGATCGCGACGGCACTGCTGCTCCCCAAGGCGAGCGTGACGGTCTACGTCCGCAACCTCGTCGCCAAGGGGTTCATCCGGCGCGAGATCGACGACGCGGACCTGCGGCGTCACCGGCTCGTACTCACCGCTGAGGGCACAGAGGCACGGGATCGTGCACTTGCAGCCCTCGCGGCGGAGTACGACCGCAGACTGGCGAGGATCACTCCGCGGGACCGCACCGAGCTGCAGCGCATCCTTCAGGAGATGCTCTCGCCCGCATGA
- a CDS encoding tetratricopeptide repeat protein produces the protein MNRLGSLLRAQGRAGEDKSWYRRAVKAGDIRAMVNLGSLLKEQEKNSEAGLWFRRAIAEGGPTVVRQFGSLLNRRGMGERWAFAWWFVGTVFRRSR, from the coding sequence ATGAACCGCCTCGGCAGCCTGCTCAGAGCACAGGGCAGGGCCGGTGAAGACAAGAGCTGGTACCGCCGGGCCGTCAAAGCCGGCGACATCCGCGCCATGGTCAACCTCGGCTCCCTGCTCAAGGAGCAGGAGAAGAACAGTGAGGCCGGGCTCTGGTTCCGACGCGCCATTGCCGAAGGCGGCCCCACTGTCGTGCGCCAGTTCGGCAGCCTCCTCAATCGGCGGGGTATGGGCGAGAGGTGGGCGTTCGCGTGGTGGTTCGTCGGGACGGTGTTTCGCCGTTCCCGCTGA
- a CDS encoding response regulator, with product MSSTDSGDGTPLRILLVDDHPVVRRGLRAMFEDHGGMRVVGEAADGTQALQVLAALLGPEGIGVDIVLMDLQMGAGMDGVAATGRITAQPSAPPVLVLTTYDTDADILAAVEAGASGYMLKDAPPEELCHAVRAAARGETALAPHVAARLLGRLRTPGPALSPREVEILGLLARGLANRAIARELFISEATVKTHLVHVYDKLGVDSRTAAVSAALERGIIRSR from the coding sequence ATGAGCAGCACCGACTCCGGGGACGGAACCCCACTGCGCATCCTGCTGGTGGACGATCATCCCGTCGTGCGGCGCGGTCTGCGCGCGATGTTCGAGGACCACGGAGGCATGCGGGTGGTGGGGGAGGCCGCCGACGGAACCCAGGCTCTGCAGGTCCTGGCGGCGTTGCTCGGCCCCGAGGGCATCGGGGTCGACATCGTGCTGATGGACTTGCAGATGGGTGCGGGCATGGACGGGGTGGCCGCCACCGGGCGCATCACGGCCCAGCCGAGTGCGCCGCCGGTCCTGGTGCTGACCACCTACGACACCGACGCCGACATCCTGGCCGCGGTGGAGGCCGGGGCATCCGGCTACATGCTCAAGGACGCTCCGCCCGAGGAGCTGTGCCACGCGGTGCGTGCCGCGGCGCGCGGCGAGACCGCGCTCGCCCCGCACGTGGCCGCGCGGCTGCTCGGGCGGTTGCGCACGCCAGGTCCCGCACTGAGCCCGCGCGAGGTGGAGATCCTCGGCCTGCTCGCCCGGGGGTTGGCCAACCGGGCCATCGCTCGGGAACTGTTCATCAGTGAGGCCACCGTCAAGACCCACCTGGTGCACGTCTACGACAAGCTGGGCGTCGACAGCCGGACGGCGGCGGTCTCCGCCGCTCTGGAACGCGGAATCATCAGATCGCGCTGA
- a CDS encoding winged helix-turn-helix transcriptional regulator produces the protein MSATNNGVPGGMSVELDMPVTAEEHASCPVTDVLRRVGDKWSVLVVVVLGRGPKRFSQLHRGIEDISQRMLTRTLRGLQRDGLVDRTVYPTVPATVEYALTDLGRTLLGPLSVLTAWAVDHRPDIEEARVRHDAAGNPGADHGVSRA, from the coding sequence ATGTCCGCAACGAACAATGGAGTGCCCGGCGGGATGTCAGTGGAACTCGATATGCCGGTCACGGCCGAGGAACACGCGTCGTGCCCGGTCACCGATGTTCTCCGACGTGTGGGTGACAAATGGAGCGTGCTGGTGGTGGTCGTGCTCGGTCGCGGGCCGAAACGGTTCAGCCAATTGCACCGCGGTATCGAGGACATCAGTCAGCGCATGCTCACCAGAACGCTGCGCGGCCTTCAGCGCGACGGGCTGGTCGACCGGACGGTGTATCCGACGGTTCCGGCGACGGTCGAGTACGCGCTCACCGATTTGGGGCGTACGCTGCTCGGCCCCCTGTCCGTGCTGACCGCGTGGGCCGTCGACCACCGCCCCGACATCGAGGAGGCCAGGGTCCGCCACGACGCGGCCGGGAACCCCGGCGCGGACCACGGCGTCTCACGGGCATGA
- a CDS encoding ABC transporter permease codes for MFVALRDIRAAKGRFALIASVVGLITLLVVLLSGLTAGLAAESTSAVENLPAERIAFGAAGDQAPEASYADSSVTAYQADAWSTADGVAWAEPLGITQSRLEAEDGSSFAATVFAADPDGRLAPEGTADDALVIGASLAEDEGIGEGDVLTLGGTELTVAAIGRDGSYSHTPAVWTSLATWRSFVPGSGDATPVGTVVAAGTDGTADFDAIDTAAGTVSADRDDSLAAIGAFSSENGSLLMIQGFLYAISVLVVGAFLTVWTVQRSGDIAILKALGASTRYLLRDALGQSALVLLAGAAVGGGLGLGLGALAAGMVPFELTVATVLVPIAGMTALGMAGAVLAVRGITSVDPLTALGGVR; via the coding sequence GTGTTCGTCGCACTCAGAGACATCCGAGCGGCCAAGGGGAGGTTCGCGCTCATCGCGTCGGTCGTCGGTCTCATCACCCTGCTGGTCGTCCTGCTCTCGGGGCTGACCGCCGGTCTGGCCGCGGAGTCCACCTCCGCGGTCGAGAACCTGCCCGCCGAGCGCATCGCCTTCGGTGCCGCGGGCGACCAGGCGCCCGAGGCGTCCTACGCCGACAGTTCGGTCACCGCGTACCAGGCCGACGCCTGGTCCACCGCCGACGGGGTCGCGTGGGCCGAGCCGCTGGGCATCACCCAGAGCCGGCTGGAAGCCGAGGACGGCTCGTCCTTCGCGGCCACTGTCTTCGCCGCCGATCCCGACGGCCGGCTCGCCCCCGAGGGCACCGCCGACGACGCGCTCGTCATCGGGGCATCCCTCGCGGAGGACGAGGGGATCGGTGAAGGCGACGTCCTCACCCTGGGCGGCACCGAGCTGACGGTGGCCGCGATCGGCCGTGACGGCTCCTACAGCCACACCCCGGCGGTGTGGACGTCGCTGGCCACCTGGCGGTCGTTCGTGCCCGGCTCGGGGGACGCCACCCCGGTGGGCACCGTGGTGGCGGCCGGCACCGACGGCACCGCCGACTTCGACGCGATCGACACCGCGGCGGGGACCGTCTCGGCCGACCGCGACGACAGCCTCGCCGCGATCGGGGCCTTCTCCTCGGAGAACGGCTCCCTGCTGATGATCCAGGGGTTCCTCTACGCGATCTCCGTGCTGGTGGTCGGCGCGTTCCTGACCGTGTGGACGGTGCAGCGCAGCGGTGACATCGCGATCCTCAAGGCTCTGGGCGCCTCGACGCGCTACCTGCTGCGCGACGCCCTGGGCCAGTCCGCTCTGGTGCTGCTGGCGGGTGCCGCCGTGGGCGGCGGCCTGGGGCTGGGCCTGGGCGCTCTGGCGGCGGGAATGGTGCCGTTCGAGTTGACCGTCGCCACGGTGCTGGTACCCATCGCGGGCATGACCGCCCTGGGTATGGCGGGCGCCGTCCTCGCCGTGCGCGGCATCACCTCCGTCGACCCGCTGACCGCCCTGGGAGGCGTCCGATGA
- a CDS encoding ABC transporter ATP-binding protein, whose product MSLTLSDVTLTYPDGDTTVTALDGVSLTVAPGELHAVVGPSGSGKSSLLAVAATLIRPGAGTVRIGDTDTGGLSRTELARLRRDRIGIVFQQPNLVGSLTAVEQLLVTEHMRGRRPRAHRSAAADLLATVGLDGRQHRRAAHLSGGERQRVNIARALTGAPEVLLVDEPTAALDHERGGAIVDLIADLTARFGLGTVLVTHDTEYLDRADAVWEMRDGRLASAAAALLPRFDQATVAGMTVIDPTR is encoded by the coding sequence ATGAGCCTGACCCTGTCCGATGTGACCCTGACCTACCCCGACGGCGACACCACCGTGACCGCCCTGGACGGGGTGTCGCTGACCGTGGCCCCCGGCGAGCTGCACGCCGTGGTGGGCCCCTCGGGTTCGGGCAAGTCGAGCCTGCTCGCGGTGGCCGCCACCCTCATCCGCCCCGGCGCGGGAACCGTACGGATCGGTGACACCGACACCGGCGGGCTGTCCCGAACGGAACTGGCACGGTTGCGGCGCGACCGGATCGGCATCGTCTTCCAGCAGCCCAACCTCGTCGGGTCCCTGACGGCGGTCGAGCAACTGCTGGTCACCGAGCACATGCGCGGTCGGCGCCCGCGCGCGCACCGGTCGGCCGCGGCCGACCTGCTGGCCACGGTGGGACTCGACGGCCGACAGCACCGACGCGCCGCGCACCTGTCCGGCGGCGAACGGCAGCGCGTCAACATCGCCCGTGCGCTGACCGGCGCCCCCGAGGTGCTGCTGGTCGACGAGCCGACGGCCGCGCTCGACCACGAGCGGGGTGGGGCGATCGTGGACCTCATCGCCGATCTGACCGCCCGGTTCGGTCTGGGGACGGTACTGGTCACCCACGACACCGAGTACCTGGACCGGGCCGACGCGGTGTGGGAGATGCGCGACGGGCGGCTGGCGTCCGCGGCGGCGGCGCTGCTTCCGAGATTCGACCAGGCCACGGTGGCCGGGATGACCGTCATCGACCCCACCCGCTGA
- a CDS encoding MFS transporter → MTTTALAPHPAQRRVLTVLVIAQVLSGAGLAAGITVGALLAQDMLGGAGWAGLPSALFTIGSAAAAALIGRTSQRLGRRTGLAAGYAAGALGAVGVVAAATLGSVVLLFASLFVYGAGTATNLQARYAGADLATPQRRGRALSTVMVATTLGAVVGPNLVSQLGDLAHAVGVPALAGPFLLAAAAYASAGLVLWLLLRPDPLTTARAEAALPQTTATPTPSPTASASNTRMLILGAAVMVLAQLVMVAIMTMTPVHMTGHGHSVGAAGLVIAIHVAAMFLPSPLSGFLVDRLGRVPVAAASGLTLLASGLLAALAPPHSVPLLALALALLGLGWSFGIVSGTAIVTDAVPLATRARTQGSVDVAIAVAGAGGGLASGLVVAAGSYALLSLAGGVLALAVLPAIAWTARPVPASRR, encoded by the coding sequence ATGACCACCACCGCCCTCGCTCCGCATCCCGCCCAACGACGTGTCCTGACAGTGCTGGTCATCGCCCAGGTCCTCAGCGGAGCCGGACTGGCCGCGGGTATCACCGTGGGCGCCCTGCTGGCCCAGGACATGCTCGGCGGCGCGGGTTGGGCCGGGCTGCCCAGCGCCCTGTTCACCATCGGCTCGGCCGCCGCCGCGGCCCTGATCGGCCGTACCTCCCAACGCCTGGGACGGCGCACCGGCCTGGCCGCCGGATACGCCGCGGGCGCCCTGGGAGCCGTGGGCGTGGTCGCCGCCGCCACGCTCGGCAGCGTCGTACTGCTGTTCGCCTCCCTGTTCGTCTACGGGGCGGGGACCGCCACCAACCTCCAGGCCCGCTACGCCGGAGCCGACCTGGCCACCCCCCAGCGCCGGGGCCGGGCCCTGAGCACGGTGATGGTCGCCACGACCCTGGGCGCGGTCGTGGGTCCCAACCTGGTCAGCCAACTGGGCGATCTGGCCCATGCGGTGGGTGTTCCGGCGCTGGCCGGCCCGTTCCTGCTGGCAGCGGCGGCCTACGCCTCGGCCGGGCTGGTCCTGTGGCTGCTGCTGCGCCCCGATCCGCTCACCACCGCCCGCGCCGAAGCTGCCCTCCCCCAGACCACCGCCACTCCCACACCGAGCCCCACCGCCTCAGCCTCGAACACGCGGATGCTGATACTGGGCGCCGCCGTCATGGTCCTGGCCCAGCTCGTCATGGTCGCGATCATGACCATGACTCCCGTCCACATGACCGGCCACGGCCACTCCGTCGGCGCGGCCGGGCTGGTCATCGCCATCCACGTCGCGGCGATGTTCCTGCCCTCCCCGCTCAGCGGCTTCCTGGTCGACCGCCTCGGCCGCGTGCCCGTGGCCGCCGCCTCCGGGCTGACACTGCTGGCCTCCGGACTGCTGGCCGCCCTGGCCCCGCCCCACTCAGTGCCCTTGCTGGCCCTGGCTCTGGCTCTGCTGGGTCTGGGCTGGAGCTTCGGAATCGTGTCGGGCACCGCGATCGTCACCGACGCCGTCCCGCTGGCCACCCGCGCCCGTACTCAGGGATCGGTGGACGTGGCCATCGCCGTGGCCGGAGCGGGCGGAGGCCTGGCCTCTGGACTGGTCGTCGCCGCCGGAAGCTACGCACTGCTGTCCCTGGCCGGCGGAGTGCTCGCTCTCGCGGTCCTGCCCGCCATCGCCTGGACCGCACGCCCGGTACCCGCGTCCAGGAGATGA
- a CDS encoding ArsR/SmtB family transcription factor: MSKTDLYDAIARTGKALAHGKRLEIVELLAQGERPVQDLARTAELKLSTASAHLQVLRQAGLVTARAEGTKIFYRLAGDDVATLMSVLCRVADTHQAEVEAARRAYLDHDDIRLVGREELLASAVTGTALVLDVRPSQEYEAGHLPGAVSIPLEELADRLAEIPADTEVVAYCRGRYCVLSYDAVRLLRAHGRNAALLEEGVLEWRSDGLAVTH, from the coding sequence ATGAGCAAGACCGACCTGTACGACGCCATCGCCCGCACGGGCAAGGCGCTGGCCCACGGCAAACGCCTGGAGATCGTCGAACTTCTGGCCCAGGGCGAGCGCCCCGTGCAGGACCTGGCCCGCACGGCGGAGCTGAAGCTGTCCACCGCCTCCGCCCACCTGCAGGTACTGCGCCAGGCCGGGCTGGTCACCGCCCGGGCCGAGGGCACCAAGATCTTCTACCGGCTGGCCGGCGACGACGTCGCCACCCTGATGTCGGTGCTGTGCCGCGTGGCCGACACCCATCAGGCCGAGGTCGAGGCCGCCCGCCGCGCCTACCTCGACCATGACGACATCCGCCTGGTGGGGCGCGAGGAGCTGCTGGCCTCGGCCGTCACCGGCACCGCCCTGGTCCTGGACGTGCGCCCCAGCCAGGAGTACGAGGCCGGGCACCTGCCCGGCGCGGTGTCCATCCCCCTGGAGGAGCTGGCAGACCGGCTGGCCGAGATCCCCGCCGACACCGAGGTCGTGGCGTACTGCCGGGGCCGCTACTGCGTGCTCTCCTACGACGCGGTGCGCCTGCTGCGTGCCCATGGCCGCAACGCCGCCCTGTTGGAGGAGGGCGTCCTGGAGTGGCGCTCGGACGGCCTGGCCGTCACCCACTGA
- a CDS encoding alpha/beta hydrolase, translating to MSRRKPGMLKHLTIPRGPINLAADLHLPDHAGSSTPLRAVVLSTPGSSVKEQIGANYASRLAARGIAALVLDPAHQGQSEGEPRDLEDPYRRGEDISYAIDVLTTIPGIDPQRIGVLGICAGGGYTVHTARTDHRIKAVGTVVPVNIGAAFRSFSPDGPAAALDALADARTEEARSGETTRVNWLPVTLEDATTAGLTDIDTTQAVTYYRTERGGHEHSTNRRLLRSDSLLLGYDAFHLADRLMTQPLQVILAGRFGNTGSYDTGMQLWKLAPNPVDLMVIDGAGHYEMYDEPEYVDAAVERLTSFYANNL from the coding sequence ATCTCACGAAGGAAGCCAGGCATGCTCAAGCACCTCACGATCCCGCGCGGTCCCATCAACCTCGCCGCAGACCTCCACCTGCCCGACCACGCCGGCAGCAGCACACCACTGCGCGCCGTGGTGCTCTCCACTCCGGGTAGCAGCGTGAAGGAGCAGATCGGCGCCAACTACGCCTCCCGTCTCGCCGCCCGCGGCATCGCGGCGCTCGTCCTCGACCCCGCCCATCAGGGTCAGAGCGAGGGCGAGCCCCGCGACCTCGAAGACCCCTACCGCCGAGGTGAGGACATCTCCTACGCCATCGACGTGCTCACCACGATCCCCGGCATCGACCCGCAGCGCATCGGCGTCCTCGGCATCTGCGCCGGTGGCGGCTACACCGTGCACACCGCTCGCACGGATCACCGCATCAAGGCGGTCGGCACGGTCGTCCCCGTCAACATCGGCGCCGCGTTCCGCAGCTTCTCCCCCGACGGTCCGGCCGCAGCACTCGACGCCCTCGCGGACGCACGGACCGAAGAGGCCCGCTCCGGCGAGACGACCCGCGTGAACTGGCTGCCCGTCACCCTGGAGGACGCCACAACAGCGGGGCTGACCGACATCGACACCACTCAAGCCGTCACCTATTACCGCACCGAGCGCGGCGGTCACGAACACTCCACGAACCGACGCCTCTTGCGCAGCGACTCCCTCCTGCTGGGCTACGACGCGTTCCACCTGGCCGATCGGCTCATGACCCAGCCACTCCAGGTCATCCTCGCCGGACGCTTCGGCAACACCGGCTCCTACGACACCGGCATGCAGTTGTGGAAGTTGGCCCCCAACCCCGTCGACCTCATGGTGATCGACGGCGCCGGCCACTACGAGATGTACGACGAACCCGAATACGTCGACGCTGCCGTCGAACGACTCACCAGCTTCTATGCGAACAACCTGTAA
- a CDS encoding sensor histidine kinase yields MAEAGPTGGTVLWLLRAILHTAFFALLGIGALQTATDGLAAPANRWAAVVGALVLAVVYASGPLMRHRAPARATALGWLASVTALWVVLLLTGPDFSWVAFPLFFLHLHLLRRRHAMVAVSVITAAVVAAQALHLGTLTVPVVLGPVIGALTSVVIALGYAALYNESEQRRRLIEDLTRTRGDLAASQHRAGVLAERERLAREIHDTLAQGLSSIVLLLRSAEGAAPGVTGPARERIAEARATAAENLEEARRFVRDLTPPSLEKGSLVEALRRVCERAGREGGLDCVLRVDGDPVPLPRDYEVALLRAAQASLANTVAHAGATRAVVTLGFLDEEVTLDVVDDGRGFAAAECSVPRPDGTGFGLAALRERMTALGGRLEVESAPGEGTAVAVRLPLARRPVPDGREDEGETQ; encoded by the coding sequence ATGGCCGAGGCCGGGCCCACTGGGGGGACCGTGCTGTGGCTGCTGCGCGCCATACTGCACACCGCGTTCTTCGCGCTGCTCGGTATCGGCGCGCTGCAGACGGCCACCGACGGCCTCGCGGCGCCCGCGAACCGCTGGGCGGCCGTCGTCGGTGCCCTGGTACTGGCCGTGGTCTACGCGTCGGGGCCGCTCATGCGGCACCGCGCTCCGGCGCGCGCGACAGCACTCGGATGGTTGGCCTCCGTCACCGCACTGTGGGTCGTGCTGCTCCTGACCGGACCGGACTTCTCCTGGGTCGCGTTCCCGCTGTTCTTCCTGCACCTGCACCTGTTGCGGCGTCGGCACGCGATGGTGGCGGTCAGCGTCATCACCGCGGCCGTCGTCGCCGCCCAGGCCCTGCACCTGGGCACCCTCACCGTCCCGGTGGTCCTGGGCCCCGTCATCGGTGCGCTGACATCGGTGGTCATCGCGCTGGGCTACGCGGCGCTGTACAACGAGAGCGAGCAGCGGCGCCGGCTGATCGAGGACCTCACCCGTACCCGCGGTGACCTGGCCGCGTCACAGCACCGCGCCGGGGTGCTGGCCGAACGCGAGCGCCTGGCCCGCGAGATCCACGACACGCTCGCGCAGGGTCTGTCGAGCATCGTGCTGCTACTGCGCTCCGCCGAGGGAGCGGCCCCCGGGGTCACCGGGCCCGCCCGGGAGCGGATCGCCGAGGCCCGTGCCACCGCGGCGGAGAACCTGGAGGAGGCGCGCCGCTTCGTCCGCGACCTCACCCCGCCGTCGCTGGAGAAGGGGTCGCTGGTGGAGGCGCTGCGGCGGGTGTGCGAGCGGGCCGGCCGGGAGGGCGGGCTCGACTGTGTGCTGCGCGTGGACGGTGATCCGGTACCGCTGCCGCGCGACTACGAGGTGGCGTTGCTGCGGGCCGCGCAGGCGAGCCTCGCCAACACCGTGGCGCACGCGGGCGCCACGCGCGCGGTGGTCACACTCGGGTTCCTCGACGAGGAGGTCACCCTGGACGTGGTGGACGACGGCCGCGGGTTCGCCGCCGCCGAGTGCTCGGTTCCGCGCCCGGACGGCACGGGGTTCGGCCTGGCCGCGCTCCGGGAGCGGATGACCGCACTCGGCGGACGGCTGGAGGTGGAGTCGGCGCCGGGAGAGGGCACCGCCGTGGCGGTGCGGCTCCCACTGGCCCGGCGTCCCGTGCCCGACGGGCGAGAGGATGAAGGGGAGACGCAATGA
- a CDS encoding class I SAM-dependent methyltransferase has translation MGTDLGASQREHWQDVYDRNPHMYGAEPSKPARHALEVFTARGAQEVLELGSGHGRDALWLADQGLQVHAADFSATALDQLTRTAEEQGVADRVETHLHDARTPLPLTDASVDGVFAHMLLCMALTTDQIHALVDEIGRVLRPGGVLVYTVRHTGDAHYGTGVSHGDDIFEHGGFAVHFFDRALVDDLAAGWSLVAVESFEEGELPRRLWRITQTKPPLR, from the coding sequence GTGGGCACCGATCTGGGCGCGTCCCAGCGCGAGCATTGGCAGGACGTCTACGACCGCAACCCGCACATGTACGGCGCCGAACCGTCAAAACCCGCCCGGCACGCGCTGGAGGTGTTCACCGCCCGCGGTGCCCAGGAGGTGCTGGAGCTGGGTTCGGGGCACGGACGCGACGCCCTATGGCTGGCCGACCAGGGACTTCAGGTCCATGCAGCCGACTTCAGCGCCACCGCCCTGGACCAGCTCACCCGTACCGCCGAAGAACAGGGTGTGGCGGATCGCGTGGAGACGCACCTGCACGACGCGCGCACACCCCTTCCGCTGACCGATGCCTCCGTGGACGGGGTCTTCGCACACATGCTGCTGTGCATGGCCCTGACCACCGACCAGATCCACGCGCTCGTGGACGAGATCGGCCGGGTGCTGCGCCCCGGGGGCGTGCTGGTGTACACGGTGCGCCACACCGGCGATGCCCACTACGGGACCGGTGTGTCCCACGGCGACGACATCTTCGAGCACGGCGGATTCGCCGTGCACTTCTTCGACCGCGCCCTGGTCGATGACCTCGCCGCCGGATGGAGCCTTGTCGCGGTCGAATCGTTCGAGGAGGGTGAGCTGCCCCGTCGGCTGTGGCGCATCACCCAGACCAAGCCCCCACTCCGGTGA